A region from the Campylobacter magnus genome encodes:
- a CDS encoding AtpZ/AtpI family protein, whose translation MKEQNNSKTFKIARAADSLSLGISMVVAVAIGTGLGVWLRQYWGNWALFGGIALGVFAAINNVFKAYKAQKASYDELGDTHAIIKPNSTKKTAQDDDIGKNI comes from the coding sequence ATGAAAGAACAAAACAATAGTAAAACTTTTAAAATAGCGCGTGCAGCTGATAGCCTAAGCCTTGGCATTAGCATGGTAGTAGCTGTAGCAATTGGCACAGGTCTTGGCGTGTGGTTACGGCAGTACTGGGGAAACTGGGCGCTTTTTGGCGGAATTGCCCTTGGCGTCTTCGCAGCGATAAATAATGTCTTCAAAGCCTACAAAGCCCAAAAAGCAAGCTATGATGAGCTTGGCGATACTCACGCTATAATAAAGCCAAATAGCACTAAAAAAACCGCCCAAGATGACGATATAGGCAAAAATATTTAA